A region from the Dendropsophus ebraccatus isolate aDenEbr1 chromosome 1, aDenEbr1.pat, whole genome shotgun sequence genome encodes:
- the LOC138784060 gene encoding olfactory receptor 1E16-like, with protein MESNWTSIRNFQIVAFSNITENSNLFFLVFFCIYMSGLLGNLIIISAVIIDVRLHKPMYIFLCNLSSVDIIFISSTLPKLMDIFVSGDFSISFIQCFTQLYFYMFAAGTEDILLSLMAYDRYVAICKPLHYHQIMNKNKYVLLLLSTWICGSLNSLFMTVSIYQLDLCRSNKIQNFFCDIKALEKISCNTTSFNIILYVETMLLALCPFLLSVTSYIKIIRRILAIKSNDGRKKAFSTCTSHLTVLIIFYGTGLCMYMSPPTDHLEKQDVVFAVLYTAITPMVNPIIYSLRNKEVKTTLRRIFWNKMKIFGSL; from the coding sequence ATGGAGAGTAACTGGACATCTATTAGAAATTTCCAGATCGTAGCTTTTTCGAACATTACAGAGAACAGTAATCTGTTCTTTCTGGTATTTTTCTGTATCTATATGTCAGGTTTACTGGGTAATTTAATCATCATTTCAGCTGTGATCATTGACGTCCGTCTTCATAAGCCCATGTACATTTTCCTCTGCAACTTGTCTTCGGTGGACATCATCTTCATATCTTCTACTCTTCCAAAACTGATGGACATTTTTGTCTCTGGAGATTTCTCCATATCCTTCATTCAATGCTTCACCCAACTGTATTTCTACATGTTTGCGGCCGGTACGGAGGACATCTTGTTGTCTTTGATGGCCTATGACCGCTACGTGGCCATCTGTAAACCCTTACATTACCATCAGATCATGAATAAGAACAAGTACGTCCTCCTCTTACTGAGCACCTGGATTTGTGGGTCACTAAACTCCTTATTTATGACTGTCTCGATATACCAGTTGGACCTTTGTCGTTCTAATAAAATCCAAAATTTCTTTTGTGATATTAAAGCTTTGGAGAAGATCTCTTGTAATACCACCAGCTTTAACATCATACTCTATGTAGAAACAATGCTACTGGCCCTCTGTCCATTTCTCCTAAGTGTAACATCCTACATCAAAATTATCCGAAGAATTCTGGCGATCAAATCCAACGATGGAAGAAAAAAGGCCTTCTCCACCTGCACTTCCCACCTTACCGTCCTCATTATATTCTATGGCACTGGACTATGCATGTATATGAGTCCTCCTACAGACCACTTAGAGAAGCAGGATGTGGTCTTCGCTGTGCTATACACAGCTATAACCCCCATGGTGAATCCTATTATATATAGTTTAAGAAATAAAGAGGTAAAAACCACTTTGAGGAGAATTTTTTGgaataaaatgaaaatttttgGATCACTGTAA